A part of Acetonema longum DSM 6540 genomic DNA contains:
- a CDS encoding ClpP family protease, with translation MPDIIKPVLPDTTENPDTPRHISPEPKRRHRKSETVDNIREMGSTEIPTVKSNVHVMTIIGQVEGHMVLPPQNKTTKYEHLMPQLVAIEQNQEIEGLLMLLNTVGGDVEAGLAIAEMVSSMSKPSVSIVLGGGHSIGVPIAVSATRSFIVESASMTIHPIRLTGLVIGAQSSFDYLEKMQERVNKFVISHSHVTEDKWRELLFKTGELSRDIGTSVVGRDAVKIGLVDEVGGVSQALNKLYELIKLQKEASVLKQ, from the coding sequence ATGCCAGACATCATTAAACCTGTTTTACCTGATACCACGGAAAACCCGGATACGCCCCGCCACATTTCTCCGGAACCAAAACGCCGGCACAGAAAGTCTGAGACTGTGGACAACATCCGGGAAATGGGAAGTACTGAGATTCCAACGGTAAAAAGCAATGTTCATGTTATGACCATCATCGGACAGGTAGAAGGCCATATGGTACTTCCACCACAGAATAAAACGACGAAATACGAACATCTCATGCCGCAATTGGTTGCCATTGAGCAAAATCAGGAAATTGAGGGCTTATTAATGCTTCTGAACACTGTGGGCGGAGATGTGGAAGCAGGATTAGCCATTGCCGAAATGGTATCCAGTATGTCCAAGCCTTCCGTTTCTATTGTGCTGGGAGGAGGGCATAGTATCGGCGTGCCCATCGCGGTTTCAGCCACTCGTTCCTTTATTGTGGAAAGTGCCAGTATGACGATTCATCCAATCCGTTTAACCGGTCTGGTGATTGGAGCCCAAAGTTCATTCGATTATTTGGAGAAAATGCAGGAAAGGGTCAATAAATTTGTCATTAGTCATTCTCATGTGACCGAGGATAAATGGAGAGAACTCTTGTTTAAGACCGGAGAGCTGTCGCGGGATATCGGCACTTCAGTCGTCGGCAGAGACGCTGTAAAAATAGGCCTGGTGGATGAGGTAGGC